Proteins co-encoded in one Halorussus lipolyticus genomic window:
- the thsA gene encoding thermosome subunit alpha translates to MGGRPMFVLAEGTERTQGRDAQKSNISAGRAVSEAVRTTLGPRGMDKMLVTDTGDVTITNDGATILNTMDIEHPAAQMIVEVAEAQEEEVGDGTTTAAVLAGELLSKAEQLLDDDVHPTTIVEGYAEARELALGAVDDLVLDDELDDELLRHVAESSMTGKGTGDVTTDKLADAVVRAVRHVEGDEGVVRDNIRVHTQTGGSSSATELVEGVISDAEAVHANMPTEVEDATIAVVDEKFGVRETEIDAEYSVENVDQLTAAMDAEERELREYADALAEAGVDVVFSTDSIDDRAGAFLADAGLLAFESVGDDEARAIASATGASRTSKVADIEDADLGRAETVRVRTFGDDDLAFVEGGAAAEAVTMLIRGGTEHVVDELERALSDAIDVVTAALDTGGVVPGAGATEIVSADRVREEAASVEGRKQLAVEAFADALDVLPRTLAENTGMDPIDGLVDLRAENDDNEGRAGIIAEGEHGEVGNPVEAGVLDPAAVKREAFESATEAATMIARIDDVIAAE, encoded by the coding sequence ATGGGAGGCCGACCGATGTTCGTCCTCGCGGAGGGGACCGAGCGAACGCAGGGCCGAGACGCACAGAAGTCGAACATCTCGGCCGGGAGGGCGGTCAGCGAGGCGGTACGCACCACGCTCGGGCCTCGCGGGATGGACAAGATGCTGGTCACGGACACCGGCGACGTGACCATCACCAACGACGGCGCGACCATCCTGAACACGATGGACATCGAGCATCCCGCCGCCCAGATGATTGTCGAAGTCGCTGAGGCCCAAGAGGAGGAAGTCGGCGACGGGACTACGACCGCGGCGGTGCTGGCGGGCGAACTGCTGTCGAAGGCCGAGCAACTGCTGGACGACGACGTACACCCGACGACCATCGTAGAAGGCTACGCCGAGGCCCGCGAGTTGGCCCTCGGCGCGGTCGATGACCTCGTTCTTGACGACGAACTGGACGACGAACTCCTCCGGCACGTCGCTGAGTCGAGCATGACCGGTAAGGGCACCGGCGACGTGACCACCGACAAACTCGCCGACGCGGTGGTCCGGGCGGTCCGCCACGTCGAGGGCGACGAGGGCGTCGTCCGCGACAACATCCGGGTCCACACTCAGACCGGTGGCTCCTCGTCCGCCACCGAACTCGTGGAGGGCGTCATCAGCGACGCCGAGGCGGTCCACGCCAACATGCCCACCGAGGTCGAAGACGCCACCATCGCGGTCGTAGACGAGAAGTTCGGCGTCCGCGAGACCGAAATCGACGCCGAGTACAGCGTCGAGAACGTGGACCAACTCACCGCCGCGATGGACGCCGAGGAGCGCGAACTCCGCGAATACGCCGACGCGCTCGCCGAGGCCGGTGTCGATGTGGTCTTCTCGACCGACTCCATCGACGACCGCGCCGGGGCTTTCCTCGCCGACGCGGGCCTCCTCGCCTTCGAGAGCGTCGGCGACGACGAGGCCCGCGCCATCGCCTCCGCGACCGGCGCGAGCAGGACCAGCAAGGTCGCGGACATCGAGGACGCCGACCTCGGACGCGCCGAGACGGTCCGGGTCCGGACCTTCGGCGACGACGACCTCGCGTTCGTAGAGGGCGGCGCGGCCGCCGAGGCGGTCACGATGCTGATTCGGGGCGGCACCGAACACGTCGTGGACGAACTCGAACGCGCCCTCTCGGACGCCATCGACGTGGTGACTGCCGCGCTCGACACCGGCGGCGTCGTCCCCGGCGCTGGCGCGACCGAAATCGTCTCTGCCGACCGAGTGCGCGAGGAGGCCGCCAGCGTCGAAGGTCGCAAGCAACTCGCGGTCGAGGCCTTCGCCGACGCCCTCGACGTGCTTCCGCGCACCCTCGCCGAGAACACCGGCATGGACCCCATCGACGGACTGGTGGACCTCCGCGCCGAGAACGACGACAACGAGGGCCGGGCCGGAATCATCGCCGAGGGCGAACACGGCGAGGTCGGCAATCCCGTGGAAGCGGGCGTCCTCGACCCCGCCGCAGTCAAGCGCGAGGCCTTCGAGTCGGCGACCGAAGCCGCGACGATGATTGCGCGCATCGACGACGTGATTGCGGCGGAATGA
- the katG gene encoding catalase/peroxidase HPI: MSRSNKNWWPNQLSLDILDKNTQEVSPMGDEFDYAEEFQKLDLDEVKDDIEDVMTTSQDWWPADYGHYGPLFIRMAWHSAGTYRTSDGRGGASEGTQRFAPLNSWPDNANLDKARRLLWPVKQKYGKKLSWADLMILAGNVAIESMGAKTFGFAGGREDAFEPDDAAYWGPEDEMEASERFDADGKLHEGLGATVMGLIYVNPEGPDGNPDPMASAENIRESFGRMAMNDEETAALIAGGHTFGKVHGADSGDKLGPEPEAAPIEQQGLGWENEYGTGKGSDTITSGIEGPWTQAPTEWDTGYIDNLLDYEWEPHKGPGGAWQWKPKDEDLHDTVPDAHEEGETQTPMMLTTDIALKRDPEYREIIERFQDNPMEFGINFAKAWYKLTHRDMGPPERFLGPEVPDEEMLWQDPVPDADYDLIGDDEAADLKAEIIDSDLSVSQLVKTAWAAASTYRDSDKRGGVNGARIRLEPQKSWEVNEPAELETVLETLERIQEEFNGSRSDETRVSLADLIVLGGNAAVEQAAADAGYDVEVPFEPGRTDASQEQTDVESFEALKPTADGFRNYRSDEADEPAEELLVDNAELLNLTPGEMTALLGGMRALDANYQGSDLGVFTDQPETLTNDFFRNVLDMGYEWDPVSEDREVFEVRDRETGEVEWKGSRVDLIFGSHSRLRALAEVYASDDGEEKFVQDFVDTWSKVMKLDRFDLEYAE, from the coding sequence ATGAGTCGGTCGAACAAAAACTGGTGGCCCAACCAGTTGAGTTTGGACATCCTCGATAAGAACACTCAGGAAGTCAGCCCGATGGGCGACGAGTTCGACTACGCCGAGGAGTTCCAGAAACTCGACCTCGACGAGGTGAAAGACGACATCGAAGACGTGATGACGACCTCGCAGGACTGGTGGCCCGCCGACTACGGCCACTACGGGCCGCTCTTTATCCGGATGGCGTGGCACAGCGCCGGGACCTACCGAACCAGCGACGGTCGCGGCGGTGCCTCCGAAGGTACTCAGCGGTTCGCTCCCCTGAACAGTTGGCCCGACAACGCGAACCTCGACAAGGCCCGGCGACTCCTCTGGCCCGTCAAGCAGAAGTACGGCAAGAAGCTCTCGTGGGCCGACCTGATGATTCTGGCGGGGAACGTCGCCATCGAGTCGATGGGGGCCAAGACGTTCGGCTTCGCCGGCGGCCGCGAGGACGCCTTCGAACCCGACGACGCCGCCTACTGGGGACCGGAAGACGAGATGGAGGCCTCCGAACGCTTCGACGCCGACGGCAAACTCCACGAGGGCCTCGGTGCCACCGTGATGGGCCTCATCTACGTGAACCCGGAAGGCCCGGACGGGAATCCGGACCCGATGGCGTCGGCGGAGAACATCCGCGAGTCGTTCGGTCGCATGGCGATGAACGACGAGGAGACCGCCGCGCTCATCGCCGGCGGACACACGTTCGGAAAGGTCCACGGTGCCGACTCCGGTGACAAACTCGGTCCCGAACCCGAGGCCGCGCCCATCGAACAGCAGGGTCTCGGTTGGGAGAACGAGTACGGAACCGGCAAAGGCTCCGACACCATCACCAGCGGCATCGAGGGGCCGTGGACCCAAGCACCCACCGAGTGGGACACCGGCTACATCGACAACCTGCTCGACTACGAGTGGGAACCCCACAAGGGTCCCGGCGGCGCGTGGCAGTGGAAACCCAAGGACGAGGACCTCCACGACACTGTGCCGGACGCCCACGAGGAGGGCGAGACCCAGACGCCGATGATGCTGACGACGGACATCGCGCTGAAGCGCGACCCCGAGTACCGGGAAATCATCGAGCGGTTCCAAGACAACCCGATGGAGTTCGGCATCAACTTCGCCAAGGCATGGTACAAGCTGACCCACCGCGACATGGGACCGCCCGAGCGGTTCCTCGGCCCGGAAGTCCCGGACGAGGAGATGCTGTGGCAGGACCCGGTTCCCGACGCCGACTACGACCTCATCGGCGACGACGAGGCCGCCGACCTCAAAGCCGAGATTATCGACTCGGACCTCTCGGTCTCCCAACTCGTCAAGACCGCGTGGGCCGCGGCATCGACGTACCGCGACAGCGACAAGCGCGGCGGCGTCAACGGCGCTCGCATCCGCCTCGAACCCCAGAAAAGCTGGGAAGTGAACGAACCGGCAGAGCTGGAGACGGTGCTGGAGACCCTCGAACGGATTCAAGAGGAGTTCAACGGCTCGCGCTCCGACGAGACGCGCGTCTCGCTCGCCGACCTCATCGTGCTGGGCGGCAACGCGGCCGTCGAGCAGGCGGCGGCCGACGCCGGATACGACGTGGAAGTGCCCTTCGAACCGGGTCGGACGGACGCCTCCCAAGAGCAGACCGACGTGGAGTCGTTCGAGGCCCTCAAGCCGACGGCGGACGGGTTCCGTAACTACCGCTCGGACGAGGCCGACGAGCCGGCGGAGGAACTGCTGGTTGACAATGCGGAACTGCTGAACCTGACGCCCGGCGAGATGACGGCGCTCCTCGGCGGCATGCGGGCGCTGGACGCGAACTATCAGGGTTCGGACCTCGGCGTCTTCACCGACCAACCGGAGACGCTGACCAACGACTTCTTCCGGAACGTCCTCGACATGGGCTACGAGTGGGACCCGGTCTCGGAGGACCGCGAGGTCTTCGAGGTCCGCGACCGTGAGACGGGCGAAGTCGAGTGGAAGGGGTCCCGCGTGGACCTCATCTTCGGCTCGCACTCCCGACTCCGCGCTCTCGCCGAGGTCTACGCCTCGGACGACGGCGAGGAGAAATTCGTGCAGGACTTCGTGGACACGTGGTCGAAGGTCATGAAGCTCGACCGCTTCGACTTGGAGTACGCTGAATAA
- a CDS encoding DUF7344 domain-containing protein, which yields MMLDEHVGSVRERIDRSCDLLSSSYRRHVIYALQADGPASVGELADAVVSAGIADEHERAMASLVHNHLPKLAEFDVVTYDGPNDEVSLDDGIAGLEPFLTTAARAETESEPRAFAEVASPDSIARNAPD from the coding sequence ATGATGTTAGATGAACACGTAGGGAGCGTCCGCGAGCGAATCGACCGCTCGTGCGACCTCCTCAGTAGTTCCTATCGTCGGCACGTTATCTACGCCCTCCAAGCGGACGGTCCGGCGAGCGTCGGCGAACTCGCAGACGCGGTGGTCTCGGCCGGAATCGCAGACGAGCACGAGCGGGCGATGGCGTCGCTCGTCCACAACCACCTCCCGAAACTCGCTGAATTCGACGTAGTGACCTACGACGGCCCGAACGACGAGGTATCGCTGGACGACGGCATCGCTGGCCTCGAACCGTTTCTGACGACCGCGGCCCGAGCGGAGACCGAGAGCGAACCCCGCGCGTTCGCCGAGGTGGCCTCGCCGGACAGTATCGCGCGGAACGCGCCCGACTAA
- a CDS encoding pantoate kinase, translated as MRAFAPGSVTAVFAPGETADQSKGASVAIADGMIADVQQARDETDRDGPLVTVGGEPTAFEPVELALGKLDLPDAAVRADLTAEVPIGRGFGASGAATLATVLAVNEEFDLSMTREDLLEVAHRAEVEAGTGLGDVFVQNRGGLVVGDGGEPQKFARETTIEYSSFGSIATEGALADDDLMARVQREGTAVLDALPDDPALADLTRKSWAFAQAIDLPTEEVREAVEAVEAAGGTASMAMVGETVFAVGVEGVLENQTEVCPEGAELR; from the coding sequence ATGAGAGCCTTCGCCCCCGGAAGCGTCACCGCCGTCTTCGCGCCGGGCGAGACGGCAGACCAGTCGAAGGGCGCGAGCGTCGCCATCGCCGACGGGATGATTGCGGACGTACAGCAGGCCCGAGACGAGACCGACCGTGACGGACCACTCGTCACGGTCGGCGGCGAACCGACCGCTTTCGAACCGGTCGAGTTGGCCCTCGGAAAACTCGACCTGCCGGACGCGGCGGTTCGCGCCGACCTCACCGCCGAGGTCCCCATCGGCAGGGGGTTCGGCGCGAGCGGGGCGGCCACCCTCGCCACCGTCCTCGCTGTCAACGAGGAGTTCGACCTCTCGATGACCCGCGAGGACCTCCTCGAAGTCGCCCACCGCGCCGAAGTCGAGGCCGGGACCGGTCTCGGCGACGTGTTCGTGCAAAATCGCGGCGGCCTCGTGGTCGGCGACGGTGGGGAACCACAGAAGTTCGCGCGTGAGACGACCATCGAGTACTCGTCGTTCGGTTCCATCGCCACCGAGGGCGCCTTGGCCGACGACGACCTGATGGCTCGCGTCCAGCGCGAAGGCACCGCCGTTCTCGACGCGCTCCCCGACGACCCCGCACTCGCGGACCTGACCCGGAAATCGTGGGCGTTCGCACAGGCAATCGACCTGCCGACCGAGGAGGTCCGCGAGGCGGTCGAAGCGGTCGAAGCGGCGGGTGGGACCGCCAGCATGGCGATGGTCGGCGAAACCGTGTTCGCGGTCGGCGTCGAGGGTGTGCTGGAGAACCAGACTGAGGTGTGTCCCGAGGGCGCGGAACTGCGATAA
- a CDS encoding DUF7520 family protein, which translates to MSTDERISSRPIFGAGAVIVVLLAGGIGAVVGASGQNRAVSMDLLGVVSFQMTPVSMAVFGMALTAGVLALLFGLVSVASRYDDQTGERAQ; encoded by the coding sequence GTGAGTACTGACGAGCGCATCTCCAGCAGACCGATTTTCGGGGCGGGCGCGGTCATCGTCGTCCTCCTCGCGGGCGGCATCGGCGCAGTCGTGGGCGCGTCCGGCCAGAATCGAGCGGTGTCGATGGACCTGCTGGGCGTCGTCTCCTTCCAGATGACGCCGGTTTCGATGGCGGTGTTCGGGATGGCCCTGACCGCAGGGGTGCTGGCGCTGTTGTTCGGCCTCGTCAGCGTGGCCTCGCGGTACGACGACCAAACCGGAGAGCGAGCGCAGTGA
- a CDS encoding DUF7344 domain-containing protein — translation MSENGGDDDQSDDSDDCTDSARDRRPVGDVSLSIDTTLELLADHDRRVVIDYLQDGDDRTVTIDELATYLASRTDECAADPPSADRVQTMLHHVHVPKLVDTGVVDYDARNEEVRYWGSERLERWHERIRNRDD, via the coding sequence ATGTCTGAGAATGGGGGAGACGACGACCAATCCGACGACAGCGACGACTGTACCGATAGCGCGCGTGACCGACGACCAGTCGGTGACGTTTCGCTGTCGATAGATACGACGCTCGAACTCCTCGCCGACCACGACCGGCGAGTCGTTATCGACTATCTCCAAGACGGAGACGACCGGACAGTGACCATCGACGAACTCGCTACCTATCTCGCCTCCCGGACCGACGAGTGCGCCGCCGACCCACCGAGTGCCGACCGCGTGCAGACGATGCTCCATCACGTCCACGTGCCGAAACTAGTTGACACCGGCGTCGTGGATTACGACGCCCGCAACGAGGAGGTTCGATACTGGGGGAGCGAGCGACTCGAACGCTGGCACGAGCGCATCCGGAATCGAGACGATTAG
- a CDS encoding type II toxin-antitoxin system HicA family toxin has product MILKYTNPDTGEVRTVTVPLHDRIRTGTLQSIANQCGAEDFESWCEWVDEHR; this is encoded by the coding sequence GTGATTCTGAAGTACACGAATCCTGATACAGGAGAAGTCCGAACCGTCACGGTCCCACTCCACGACCGAATACGCACCGGGACACTGCAGTCAATAGCGAATCAATGCGGTGCGGAAGACTTCGAAAGTTGGTGCGAGTGGGTCGATGAGCATCGGTGA
- a CDS encoding helix-turn-helix domain-containing protein, which yields MTLIADFYLETPVLRTAIREAPEMTINFEQQTSRDTKPFAITFWTVDGDFEAFEDGLADDPTVEDAAVLAEVDDQRLYQVELTPEGSDQMTYHAWADLGGVFVSSERVGDGWRVRIRFPDRESLREYVDFCEDRDLTFDLRQLYDAGRETENTLGLTDRQHETLQTATEMGYFEVPRQSELEDLAEVLGVSRQAVSERLRRATETLVRATIYEGDSPDGGDTDRGE from the coding sequence ATGACCCTCATCGCGGACTTCTATCTGGAGACGCCCGTCCTGCGGACCGCGATTCGGGAGGCCCCCGAGATGACCATCAACTTCGAGCAACAGACCTCCCGAGATACCAAGCCCTTCGCAATCACGTTCTGGACCGTGGACGGCGATTTCGAGGCCTTCGAGGACGGTTTGGCCGACGACCCGACCGTCGAGGACGCGGCGGTGCTGGCGGAAGTGGACGACCAGCGACTCTATCAAGTCGAGTTGACTCCGGAGGGAAGCGACCAGATGACCTATCACGCGTGGGCCGACCTCGGCGGCGTGTTCGTCTCGTCGGAGCGGGTCGGCGACGGGTGGCGCGTCCGGATTCGGTTCCCCGACCGGGAGTCGCTCCGGGAGTACGTCGATTTCTGCGAGGACCGAGACCTTACGTTCGACCTCCGGCAGTTGTACGATGCCGGACGCGAGACGGAGAACACGCTCGGCTTGACCGACCGCCAGCACGAGACGCTCCAGACCGCGACCGAGATGGGGTATTTCGAGGTCCCCCGCCAGTCCGAACTCGAAGACCTCGCAGAGGTGCTTGGCGTCTCCCGGCAGGCGGTCTCGGAGCGACTTCGGCGCGCGACCGAGACGCTGGTCCGGGCTACGATTTACGAGGGCGACTCCCCTGACGGCGGTGACACCGACCGCGGTGAGTAG
- a CDS encoding type II toxin-antitoxin system HicB family antitoxin, with protein MATRAGRDSGNPRREIHLVQEDDGWWSAIDEETGVASQGETRSKALDNLDEAVALTKEARAEDTDAPEPDAPEPDAPEPDAPWFDE; from the coding sequence ATGGCAACTCGTGCGGGACGCGATTCGGGGAATCCGCGTCGGGAAATCCACCTCGTTCAGGAGGACGACGGATGGTGGTCGGCCATCGACGAGGAGACTGGGGTCGCAAGTCAAGGCGAAACTCGGAGCAAAGCACTCGACAATTTGGACGAGGCAGTCGCGCTCACGAAGGAAGCGCGGGCCGAGGACACGGACGCGCCGGAACCTGACGCGCCGGAACCTGACGCGCCGGAACCTGACGCGCCGTGGTTCGATGAATAA
- the pyrF gene encoding orotidine-5'-phosphate decarboxylase, which translates to MTTFFDRLADRIADIDSIVSVGLDPDTDRLPEAVRDADLPRWEFNRRIIDATAEHAAVFKPNAAFYEDSEGWKALEQTVEHAHETGVPVLLDAKRADIGNTSRQYAKILDSVDAITLNPFLGQDALAPFLDREDAGCFLLCRTSNPGGADLQELELASGELVYERVADLASDWNDNDNVGLVVGATTPAELRSVRERVPDLPFLVPGVGAQGGDAEAAATHATADNGAGLVNSTRGIIFSGEESDLPFDEAAGEAAADLKERLNQYR; encoded by the coding sequence ATGACGACGTTCTTCGACCGACTCGCCGACCGCATCGCCGACATCGACAGCATCGTCTCGGTCGGACTCGACCCGGATACCGACCGCCTGCCCGAGGCGGTCCGGGACGCCGACCTGCCGCGCTGGGAGTTCAACCGTCGAATCATCGACGCGACCGCCGAACACGCCGCCGTCTTCAAGCCCAACGCCGCGTTCTACGAGGACTCGGAGGGCTGGAAAGCACTGGAGCAGACGGTCGAACACGCCCACGAGACGGGCGTCCCGGTCCTGCTCGACGCCAAGCGCGCCGACATCGGCAACACCTCGCGGCAGTACGCCAAGATTCTGGACTCGGTGGACGCCATCACGCTCAATCCCTTCCTCGGACAGGACGCGCTGGCCCCCTTCCTCGACCGCGAGGACGCCGGCTGTTTTCTCCTCTGTCGGACCTCGAACCCCGGCGGCGCGGACCTACAGGAGTTGGAACTCGCCAGCGGCGAACTGGTCTACGAGCGCGTCGCCGACCTCGCTAGCGACTGGAACGACAACGACAACGTGGGTCTCGTGGTCGGCGCGACCACGCCCGCAGAGCTACGCTCGGTCCGAGAGCGCGTGCCGGACCTCCCGTTCCTCGTCCCCGGCGTCGGCGCGCAGGGCGGCGACGCGGAGGCCGCGGCGACCCACGCCACGGCCGACAACGGTGCCGGACTGGTCAACTCGACCCGAGGCATCATCTTCTCGGGCGAGGAGTCCGACCTGCCCTTCGACGAGGCCGCGGGCGAGGCCGCCGCGGACCTCAAAGAGCGCCTGAACCAGTACCGATAG
- a CDS encoding amidohydrolase family protein, giving the protein MLELEHRFRVVDVHARLNADAGGVQTRGRAISPDRLEREMHQAGVVRSVVFPGPRDGGSYVSANNAVARRSVDRPFLAFARIDGPRNPGETASSRLRNLTARRQDHHTSPEDVEQYAYDDRFHGFKLDPAKDGLPDEETLDQLEEVGLPVLVHGGEGFSPKTAEDDLLARSFPVILAHFGGHPLNRELMTDAIDLLERHDECYLDTSYVRYRDLLERAVMEHPDRVLFGSGAPSSHPNVAVMEILTLDVPEDAMRKVFDKNARRVLADSLPGDF; this is encoded by the coding sequence ATGCTGGAGTTGGAGCATCGCTTCCGGGTGGTGGACGTACACGCACGGCTCAACGCCGACGCCGGGGGCGTCCAGACCCGCGGGCGGGCTATCAGTCCTGATAGATTGGAACGAGAGATGCACCAAGCGGGAGTCGTGCGGTCGGTCGTGTTCCCCGGACCGCGAGACGGCGGGAGCTACGTCAGCGCGAACAACGCCGTCGCGCGCCGGAGTGTCGATAGGCCCTTCCTCGCGTTCGCCCGCATCGACGGCCCGCGAAATCCCGGCGAGACGGCCTCGTCGCGGCTTCGAAACCTGACCGCGCGACGGCAGGACCACCACACTTCGCCCGAGGACGTAGAGCAGTACGCCTACGACGACCGATTTCACGGCTTCAAACTCGACCCCGCCAAAGACGGCCTGCCCGACGAGGAGACACTCGACCAGTTAGAGGAGGTCGGTCTCCCCGTCTTGGTCCACGGCGGCGAGGGGTTCTCGCCGAAGACCGCCGAGGACGACCTCCTCGCGCGGTCGTTCCCCGTCATTCTGGCCCACTTCGGCGGCCACCCGCTGAACCGGGAGTTGATGACCGACGCCATCGACCTGTTGGAGCGCCACGACGAGTGTTACCTCGACACGAGTTACGTCCGGTATCGGGACCTGTTGGAGCGGGCGGTCATGGAACACCCCGACCGGGTGCTGTTCGGAAGCGGCGCGCCCAGTTCCCACCCCAACGTGGCGGTGATGGAGATTCTGACCCTCGACGTGCCCGAGGACGCGATGCGGAAGGTCTTCGACAAGAACGCCCGGCGGGTGCTGGCCGATTCGCTTCCGGGAGACTTCTGA
- a CDS encoding glycosyltransferase yields the protein MELSVVVPTLNGRERLAGCLDALASHAPEAEVVVVNGPSADGTTGMVRNRDDVDMLVEVSDRKLNVARNAGLSVASGDAIALVGQDKKIEDSWPEGVRSALADSDIGAVTGPVHRSVRAGVTTEDEESRTIDGREVTYFDGGNVAFTRETIEAMDGFDEYLVTGGARDCAHRLAANGYEVEWSSDVSVSHDEGEDDEERDWGWKYRALAYRLVKNYGPRPGVFGRTARDAVSDAIGSGIDVIQGDGTPSAWMASGRCVAVNTVRGAKDGFWARVKDRSETRNPWGISARADRAVERYDWRTDSDEADETERTEEPEQ from the coding sequence ATGGAGCTATCCGTGGTGGTCCCGACGCTCAACGGGCGCGAGCGCCTCGCCGGGTGTCTCGACGCGCTGGCGTCTCACGCCCCCGAAGCCGAGGTGGTCGTCGTCAACGGCCCCTCGGCCGACGGGACCACCGGGATGGTCCGGAACCGCGACGACGTGGACATGTTGGTCGAGGTTTCGGACAGGAAACTCAACGTCGCGCGCAACGCCGGCCTCTCGGTCGCCAGCGGTGACGCCATCGCGCTCGTCGGACAGGACAAGAAAATCGAGGACTCGTGGCCCGAGGGCGTCCGGTCCGCGCTCGCCGACAGTGACATCGGCGCGGTCACCGGGCCGGTTCACCGGTCGGTCCGGGCCGGCGTGACCACCGAGGACGAGGAGTCCCGGACCATCGACGGCCGGGAAGTCACCTACTTCGACGGCGGCAACGTCGCGTTCACCCGCGAGACCATCGAGGCGATGGATGGGTTCGACGAGTACCTCGTCACCGGCGGCGCGCGGGACTGCGCCCACCGACTCGCCGCCAACGGCTACGAAGTCGAGTGGTCGTCGGACGTGAGCGTGTCTCACGACGAGGGCGAGGACGACGAGGAACGCGACTGGGGGTGGAAGTACCGCGCGCTGGCCTACCGACTCGTGAAGAATTACGGGCCGCGACCCGGCGTCTTCGGGCGGACCGCCCGAGACGCGGTGTCCGACGCAATCGGGTCCGGTATCGACGTGATTCAAGGCGACGGGACGCCCTCTGCGTGGATGGCCAGCGGGCGGTGCGTCGCGGTGAACACGGTCCGGGGCGCGAAAGACGGTTTCTGGGCGCGGGTCAAAGACCGGAGCGAGACCCGCAACCCGTGGGGCATCTCGGCCCGTGCCGACCGGGCAGTCGAACGCTACGACTGGCGCACCGATTCTGACGAGGCCGACGAGACCGAGCGGACCGAAGAACCCGAACAGTAG
- a CDS encoding class I SAM-dependent methyltransferase, translating into MKGAEWYQTDEVAEEYEEKRFSRGGRLIDRREKQAVLDAIGPLQDKKVLEIACGTGRFTVMLAERGADIVGLDISSAMLQQGRQKARDAGVSDHLEFMRGDAGRLPFPDDHFDVVFAMRFFHLADTPATFLSEMRRVAKEQVVFDTFNARSTRSVYNWLLPMGSHLYSRGDVDKLLNEADLRLVDEDHDWILPYGFYRKIPGAIAGPIRDFDTAIGDSPVGDYFASVSYWNTRVE; encoded by the coding sequence GTGAAAGGAGCGGAGTGGTACCAGACTGACGAGGTCGCCGAGGAGTACGAGGAGAAGCGATTTTCGCGCGGCGGACGACTCATCGACCGCCGGGAGAAGCAGGCCGTCCTCGACGCCATCGGCCCGCTACAGGACAAGAAAGTCCTCGAAATAGCCTGCGGTACCGGTCGGTTCACCGTCATGCTGGCCGAGCGCGGTGCCGACATCGTGGGTCTCGACATTTCGTCTGCGATGCTCCAGCAGGGCCGCCAGAAAGCCCGAGACGCCGGAGTCTCCGACCATCTGGAGTTCATGCGGGGGGACGCCGGGCGACTTCCCTTCCCCGACGACCACTTCGATGTGGTCTTCGCCATGCGGTTCTTCCATCTGGCGGACACCCCGGCGACCTTCCTCTCGGAGATGCGCCGGGTCGCCAAGGAGCAGGTCGTCTTCGACACGTTCAACGCCAGAAGTACTCGGAGCGTCTACAACTGGTTGCTCCCGATGGGGTCGCACCTCTACTCGCGGGGCGACGTGGACAAACTGCTGAACGAGGCCGACCTCCGACTCGTGGACGAGGACCACGATTGGATTCTGCCTTACGGGTTCTACCGGAAGATTCCCGGCGCAATCGCCGGCCCGATTCGGGACTTCGACACCGCCATCGGCGACTCGCCGGTCGGCGACTACTTCGCGTCGGTCTCCTATTGGAACACCCGAGTCGAGTGA